In Candidatus Defluviibacterium haderslevense, the following are encoded in one genomic region:
- the fabG gene encoding 3-oxoacyl-ACP reductase FabG — MKYALITGGSRGIGRAVCYKLAEMKYHILLNYINNDDEAQITKEQIMLKGVKCELIKFDVSDKEACEQILGTWIENNKESTIEVLVNNAGKRQDNLFVWMTDLQWKEVISTSLDSFFYVTRLVLNKMVHQRYGRIINMASLSGLKGNAGQTNYSAAKAGLIGATKALAQEVARRGVTVNVVAPGFIRTDMTQDLNEKQLSDIIPMRRFGTPEEVAEVVGFLASPGASYISGEVISVNGALYS; from the coding sequence ATGAAATATGCATTAATAACCGGAGGTTCAAGAGGAATTGGCAGGGCTGTGTGTTATAAATTGGCTGAAATGAAATACCATATTTTGTTGAACTACATTAACAATGATGATGAAGCACAAATCACAAAAGAACAAATAATGTTAAAAGGAGTGAAATGTGAATTAATTAAGTTTGACGTATCAGATAAGGAAGCATGTGAGCAGATATTAGGTACCTGGATTGAGAACAATAAAGAAAGTACTATAGAAGTATTAGTAAATAATGCAGGTAAGCGGCAAGATAATTTATTTGTATGGATGACTGATTTGCAATGGAAAGAGGTAATTTCAACGAGCCTTGATTCCTTTTTTTATGTAACACGTTTAGTATTAAATAAAATGGTCCATCAGCGGTATGGTAGAATTATAAATATGGCATCGCTATCTGGATTGAAAGGCAATGCCGGGCAAACCAATTATTCAGCGGCAAAGGCGGGTTTAATAGGAGCAACGAAAGCCTTGGCCCAGGAAGTAGCCCGTCGTGGTGTTACCGTTAATGTTGTTGCTCCAGGATTTATTCGAACTGACATGACTCAAGATTTAAATGAAAAACAATTATCTGATATTATTCCAATGCGAAGGTTTGGGACACCTGAAGAAGTAGCTGAAGTGGTTGGTTTTTTAGCCTCACCGGGAGCATCATATATCAGTGGAGAAGTCATTTCTGTAAATGGAGCGCTCTATTCATGA
- a CDS encoding beta-ketoacyl-[acyl-carrier-protein] synthase family protein, protein MRRVVITGMGIYSCIGKNQNEVSKSLYTGKSGIILDQERKSFGYRSGLMGMVDRPDLKGLLDRRARIMMPEQAEFAYISTLEALKQAGFDEQYLEQHEVGIIYGNDSSAKPVMEAIDTIREKKDTMFVGSGSVFQTMNSTVTMNLSTIFKLTGINFTVSAACASGSHAIGLAYQMIKYGQQDRIICGGAQEVNIYSMGNFDALGAFSIRENCPSAASRPFDKDRDGLVPSGGAATIILESLESAKERGVEILGEIIGYGFSSNGGHISNPTVNGPAKALMMAINDAKIRVQEIDYINAHATSTPVGDASEAKAIHSVFGDYKVPVSSTKSMTGHECWMAGASEIVYSMLMLQEGFIAPNINFETPDEDSAKLNIVGKTVDKNIDVFLSNSFGFGGTNSTLIIKKVIR, encoded by the coding sequence ATGAGACGAGTTGTAATTACAGGAATGGGCATTTACTCTTGTATAGGAAAAAACCAAAATGAAGTATCAAAATCACTATATACAGGAAAATCAGGTATTATATTAGATCAAGAAAGAAAATCCTTTGGATACAGATCAGGACTCATGGGAATGGTTGATCGCCCTGATTTAAAAGGACTTTTAGATAGAAGAGCTAGAATAATGATGCCTGAGCAAGCTGAATTTGCTTATATTTCAACATTAGAAGCCTTAAAACAGGCTGGATTTGATGAGCAGTATTTAGAGCAGCATGAAGTTGGGATTATTTATGGTAATGATAGTTCAGCGAAGCCAGTCATGGAAGCAATTGACACTATTCGAGAGAAAAAAGATACTATGTTTGTAGGTTCTGGTTCAGTTTTTCAGACAATGAATTCTACAGTAACAATGAATTTGAGTACTATTTTTAAATTGACTGGAATCAATTTTACAGTAAGTGCAGCATGTGCTAGCGGTTCACATGCTATTGGTCTTGCATATCAAATGATAAAATATGGTCAGCAAGATAGAATAATATGTGGTGGTGCTCAAGAAGTGAATATTTATTCTATGGGAAATTTTGATGCTTTAGGGGCTTTTTCTATCAGAGAAAATTGTCCATCTGCAGCTTCAAGACCTTTTGATAAGGATAGAGATGGTTTAGTCCCAAGTGGAGGAGCAGCAACCATTATTTTAGAAAGTTTAGAATCTGCAAAAGAAAGGGGTGTAGAAATTTTAGGAGAAATCATCGGGTATGGATTTTCTTCAAATGGTGGGCATATTTCAAATCCGACCGTAAACGGCCCAGCAAAAGCATTAATGATGGCGATTAATGATGCTAAAATCAGGGTTCAGGAAATAGATTATATCAATGCTCACGCAACTTCTACGCCTGTAGGTGATGCTAGTGAAGCTAAAGCGATACACAGTGTTTTTGGAGATTACAAAGTTCCAGTTAGTTCAACAAAATCAATGACAGGACATGAATGTTGGATGGCAGGAGCAAGTGAAATAGTGTATTCTATGTTAATGTTGCAAGAAGGATTTATTGCGCCTAATATAAATTTTGAGACTCCAGATGAAGATTCTGCTAAACTAAATATCGTTGGGAAAACTGTAGATAAAAATATTGATGTATTTTTGTCTAATTCCTTTGGGTTTGGAGGAACTAATTCGACATTGATAATAAAAAAAGTGATAAGATAA
- a CDS encoding acyl carrier protein, producing MTYEEIIAKSNEFLVDEFEVDGSKITPQANLRETLELDSLDYIDLVVVIESNFGVKVKAEEFGEIITFKDFYDYINKKLSLKNV from the coding sequence ATGACATACGAAGAAATAATAGCCAAAAGTAATGAATTTTTGGTCGATGAATTTGAGGTTGATGGTAGTAAAATCACACCACAAGCTAATTTAAGAGAGACCTTAGAATTGGACAGTTTAGATTATATTGATCTTGTTGTTGTTATTGAAAGTAACTTTGGCGTAAAGGTAAAAGCAGAGGAGTTTGGAGAGATAATAACATTCAAAGATTTTTATGATTATATAAATAAAAAACTTAGCCTAAAAAATGTTTAA
- a CDS encoding lysophospholipid acyltransferase family protein, which produces MSQWEGKSKGTPTGYRIFVFLIKVFGLRTAYFVLYFVAFYYYFFSINSSKNIYYFYRYRMGFNFFKSLKMLYKNYYVFGQTLIDKTAVIANLIGNYSFQFTGENYLREIVQKGKGGILLSAHIGNWEAAGHLLKRLETRIHILMFDGEDPKIKSYIESMKSARSFNIILVKEDLSHIYKISEALASNELVCIHADRFLTKNKTISAKFLGKKTFFPEGPFQLALKFGVPVAFVYAFKADLLKYHFYSSNIKYYSKRDGHSIETVLNDYLYDLEEKLRVYPEQWFNYYKFWN; this is translated from the coding sequence ATGTCCCAATGGGAAGGTAAGTCTAAAGGAACACCAACAGGATACAGGATTTTTGTGTTTTTAATCAAAGTGTTTGGATTGAGAACTGCATATTTTGTATTATATTTTGTGGCATTTTACTATTATTTTTTTTCTATAAATAGTTCTAAGAATATTTATTATTTTTATAGGTATAGGATGGGATTTAATTTTTTTAAATCCTTAAAAATGCTTTATAAAAATTATTATGTTTTTGGTCAAACCCTAATAGATAAAACTGCAGTGATAGCAAACTTAATAGGTAATTATAGTTTCCAATTTACTGGAGAAAACTATTTAAGAGAAATCGTTCAAAAAGGAAAAGGAGGTATCTTGTTAAGTGCACATATTGGTAATTGGGAGGCAGCTGGGCATCTACTCAAAAGATTAGAAACACGAATTCATATCCTAATGTTTGATGGAGAAGATCCAAAAATAAAATCATATATTGAGTCCATGAAATCAGCTAGATCGTTCAATATCATATTAGTAAAAGAGGATTTAAGTCATATTTATAAAATTTCAGAAGCATTAGCGTCAAATGAATTAGTATGTATACATGCTGATCGATTTTTAACAAAGAACAAAACGATTTCTGCAAAATTTTTAGGAAAAAAAACATTTTTTCCAGAAGGGCCATTTCAACTTGCACTCAAATTTGGGGTTCCTGTTGCCTTTGTTTATGCATTTAAAGCTGATCTACTAAAGTATCATTTTTATTCAAGTAACATAAAATATTATTCTAAGAGGGATGGACATTCAATAGAAACCGTATTGAATGATTATTTATATGACTTGGAGGAAAAGCTTAGAGTATACCCGGAACAATGGTTTAATTATTATAAATTTTGGAATTAA
- a CDS encoding 3-hydroxyacyl-ACP dehydratase: MIDQERIIDLIPQRYPIVLVDMLEQADEKITRSRYKIDKQSILCKNEVFSESGLLENVAQTAAAGIGYQCKIKKISIPIGFIASIKDIKIVSLPKVEDEILTEVKVINQIMNISVIHGFVTLNGLEILSCEMQIIIQN, from the coding sequence ATGATTGATCAAGAAAGAATTATTGATTTAATTCCTCAAAGATATCCAATTGTATTGGTAGATATGTTGGAACAAGCTGATGAAAAAATAACAAGAAGTCGATATAAAATAGACAAGCAAAGTATTTTATGTAAAAATGAAGTATTTTCTGAAAGTGGTTTACTTGAAAATGTAGCCCAAACTGCTGCCGCCGGCATAGGTTATCAATGTAAAATTAAAAAAATCAGTATACCTATTGGTTTTATAGCATCCATTAAAGATATTAAAATAGTATCTTTGCCTAAGGTTGAAGATGAGATTTTAACCGAGGTTAAAGTTATCAATCAAATTATGAATATTAGTGTTATTCATGGTTTTGTAACGTTAAATGGATTAGAAATTTTAAGTTGTGAAATGCAAATAATAATTCAAAATTAA
- a CDS encoding acyl-CoA thioesterase yields the protein MWHGHYLKYFEDGREAFGEKYGISYLDIYNNGYVTPLISINCKYLKPLNYQDKILVETSFINVEAAKLYFKYRILSENYDTVFTEGESIQVFLNKESRALQLTHPDFFMDWKKKNGIY from the coding sequence ATGTGGCATGGACATTATTTAAAATATTTTGAAGATGGAAGAGAAGCCTTCGGTGAAAAATATGGAATTTCATATTTAGATATTTACAATAATGGATATGTTACGCCATTAATAAGTATTAATTGCAAATACCTTAAACCTTTAAATTACCAAGACAAAATTTTGGTTGAAACGAGTTTCATTAATGTTGAGGCAGCAAAATTATATTTTAAATATCGAATTTTGTCGGAAAATTATGATACCGTATTTACTGAAGGAGAGTCTATTCAGGTTTTTTTAAACAAAGAATCAAGAGCGTTGCAATTAACGCATCCAGATTTTTTTATGGATTGGAAGAAAAAAAATGGAATATATTAA
- a CDS encoding beta-ketoacyl synthase: MKCKVYVEAHNIISPLGQTSEVNFTNLENGKSSINEHNNILYDDEKFWASIFKETTQFKIEEKDQQIGHFSKFEQLLICSIQTALKSSNINPTDQDVIIIISTTKGNIELLELRKDPTFDVNLLRLSYSANKIAQYFKNPNKPILVSNACISGVNAIILGKRLIEQGKYNHAIVVGGDTFSKFVYSGFKSFQALSKRKCAPFSKDRDGINLGEAFGTICLTNQISEKTKVMVMGGATGNDANHISGPSRTGFELSQVINKTLLESKLKPQQIDFISAHGTATIYNDEMEAKAIKLSNLQHSKVNSLKGYFGHTLGAAGIIESIICVQSLLNKIILSTNGYEDQICSFEINISNNNVKQPIHHCLKIASGFGGCNSALIYSGFN; the protein is encoded by the coding sequence ATGAAGTGCAAAGTTTATGTAGAAGCACATAACATAATATCTCCGTTAGGTCAGACTAGCGAAGTCAATTTTACTAATCTGGAGAATGGGAAATCAAGTATAAATGAACACAATAATATTTTATACGATGATGAAAAATTCTGGGCTTCAATTTTCAAAGAAACAACCCAGTTCAAAATTGAAGAGAAAGATCAACAGATTGGTCATTTTTCAAAATTTGAACAATTACTCATTTGTTCTATTCAAACAGCATTAAAATCGTCAAACATCAATCCAACTGACCAGGATGTAATCATCATAATTTCTACAACCAAGGGGAATATAGAACTGTTGGAACTGAGGAAAGATCCAACTTTTGATGTGAATCTACTAAGACTTTCTTATTCAGCTAATAAAATTGCTCAATATTTTAAGAATCCTAATAAACCAATTCTTGTTTCAAATGCATGTATTTCGGGAGTTAATGCTATTATTTTAGGAAAAAGACTTATTGAACAAGGTAAATATAATCATGCAATTGTTGTTGGCGGAGATACCTTTTCAAAATTTGTGTATTCCGGTTTTAAATCTTTTCAAGCTTTAAGTAAGAGGAAGTGCGCACCCTTTAGCAAGGATAGAGATGGAATCAATTTAGGTGAAGCTTTCGGAACTATTTGTTTAACAAATCAAATAAGTGAAAAAACGAAGGTGATGGTTATGGGAGGAGCAACAGGGAATGATGCTAATCATATTTCAGGCCCTTCAAGAACTGGATTTGAATTAAGTCAAGTGATTAACAAGACCCTTCTTGAGTCAAAATTAAAACCACAACAAATTGATTTTATTTCAGCACATGGAACAGCAACTATTTATAATGATGAAATGGAGGCGAAAGCAATTAAATTATCAAATTTGCAACACAGTAAAGTAAATAGTTTGAAGGGATATTTTGGTCATACCTTGGGAGCGGCAGGGATTATAGAAAGTATCATATGTGTACAATCGTTATTAAATAAAATAATTTTATCTACAAATGGATATGAAGATCAAATATGTAGTTTTGAAATAAATATAAGTAATAACAACGTTAAGCAACCAATACATCATTGTTTAAAAATTGCTTCTGGTTTTGGGGGATGTAATTCAGCTCTTATTTACTCTGGCTTCAACTAA
- a CDS encoding carboxypeptidase-like regulatory domain-containing protein: MLQSCSSLFSQSISIIGQILDGKTKEPLPFVSIYIDHSNQITTSDFNGNFYLHNISLNDKIKTIYLGYKSFEFKVTKDSNFTILLVQDLNYLNEVTVTSKKTKYKRKQNPALEIINKTIENKSINEFSINNLYGFKTYEKINFNIVPLSEKILKRKEIRPFKQLISYTDSSKNELSLPIYIKETFKTKSINTFNDSILEITDSIRLATIDNLNKSFDLTIYMNQLYQQINLYKVNIHLFDHEYTSPLSSIGTLLYKYYIMDTLYINNIKSVKIGFVPVLSSDFLFQGYLYIALDSTYALIKNYLTFNKNINLNWITHFDLEQTFVKLYNQKYIMNSEIMNLKFKTTMIDLPITAKKLTQRYQYINRSPSTNIDSSQNISKSILDVQDSINISKLSSENSKIFTTFDSIKNSTSYRNLMKIIQLSITGFYPLNYIEIGSIFSSISFNPIEKIKFNLGFRTTYKFYKLLRIEGSLAYGLKDNKLKYNLNSTLSLNHKNVLLFPKKSLSLIYINDLFIFGQSVLTPSKSNVLLSFERTKNDFWIYNKLIKFEYNQEFKNHFSYKVGLTNSIIIPLSSLHFNTKNYNNIIEDFPNINSTDALIELKFSPNEKFYQGPNTRYRLKSYAPVFTIQCTYNLINNINLQSNYVKLNLNVIKRFNLFKFGKLDFNSEFGKSFGRINFPYLYIPPANQTYFNDISGFNLMNYLEFVNDQYLQILIDHQLEGFSLNKIPYVRKLKLREFINFKILFGSLSSTNNPSSNSNLFKFPTNNSDVPITYSLNKSPYIEGSIGIGNIFRVLRIDLVKRFTYLDHKNIASIGLRAKINFQF; the protein is encoded by the coding sequence ATGTTACAGTCTTGTTCATCACTTTTTTCACAATCAATTTCAATTATTGGTCAAATTTTGGATGGTAAAACCAAAGAACCTCTTCCGTTTGTAAGTATTTATATTGATCATTCAAATCAGATTACAACTTCTGACTTTAATGGCAATTTTTATTTACATAATATTTCACTTAATGACAAAATTAAAACAATATATCTCGGATATAAATCATTTGAATTTAAAGTTACTAAAGACTCCAACTTTACAATTCTCTTAGTTCAAGATCTGAATTATTTGAACGAAGTAACAGTAACAAGTAAAAAAACAAAATATAAAAGAAAACAAAACCCAGCACTAGAAATTATTAACAAAACAATTGAAAACAAATCAATAAATGAATTTTCAATCAATAATTTGTATGGATTCAAAACTTATGAAAAAATTAATTTCAATATAGTACCATTATCTGAAAAAATTTTAAAAAGAAAAGAAATAAGGCCTTTCAAACAACTTATAAGTTATACAGATTCCTCAAAAAATGAACTTAGTCTACCTATTTACATAAAAGAAACTTTCAAAACAAAATCAATTAACACATTTAATGACTCCATTTTAGAGATTACTGACTCAATAAGATTAGCTACTATAGACAATCTAAATAAATCATTTGATTTAACGATCTATATGAATCAGTTATATCAACAAATAAATTTATATAAAGTCAATATCCACTTATTTGATCATGAATATACAAGTCCCTTGTCTTCAATTGGAACATTATTATACAAATATTACATCATGGATACTTTATATATTAATAATATTAAATCGGTTAAAATAGGTTTTGTGCCTGTTCTTAGTTCAGATTTTTTATTCCAAGGATATTTATATATTGCTCTTGATAGTACTTATGCTTTAATTAAAAATTATTTAACTTTCAATAAAAATATAAACTTAAATTGGATAACACATTTTGATTTAGAACAGACTTTTGTAAAATTATATAATCAAAAATATATAATGAATTCAGAAATTATGAATTTGAAATTTAAAACAACAATGATTGACCTTCCAATAACTGCCAAAAAACTTACTCAACGCTATCAATATATAAATAGATCACCCTCGACAAATATAGATTCAAGTCAGAATATAAGTAAATCAATTTTAGATGTACAGGACAGTATAAACATATCGAAATTATCGTCTGAAAATTCCAAAATATTTACAACTTTTGACTCAATAAAAAATTCAACTTCCTATCGTAATTTAATGAAAATTATTCAATTATCAATTACTGGTTTCTATCCACTAAATTACATTGAAATAGGTTCTATCTTTTCATCAATTAGTTTCAATCCCATCGAAAAAATAAAATTTAATTTGGGATTTAGAACAACATATAAATTCTATAAGTTATTGAGAATTGAAGGATCATTGGCTTATGGCTTAAAAGATAATAAATTAAAATATAATCTCAATTCTACTTTATCCTTAAATCATAAAAATGTTCTCCTATTTCCTAAGAAGTCACTTTCCTTAATATATATAAATGACTTGTTTATATTTGGTCAATCTGTTCTGACTCCATCAAAGTCTAATGTTCTGTTATCATTCGAAAGAACAAAGAATGATTTTTGGATATACAATAAATTAATTAAATTTGAATATAATCAAGAATTTAAAAACCATTTTTCATATAAAGTAGGGCTTACAAATTCTATTATTATTCCCCTGTCTTCTTTACATTTTAATACTAAAAATTATAATAATATTATTGAAGACTTTCCAAATATTAATTCAACTGACGCATTAATAGAATTAAAATTCAGCCCCAATGAAAAATTCTATCAAGGCCCTAACACCAGGTACAGACTTAAATCCTATGCACCGGTATTCACAATTCAATGTACTTATAATTTAATTAATAATATTAATTTGCAATCTAATTATGTGAAGTTAAATTTAAATGTTATTAAAAGATTTAATCTATTTAAATTTGGAAAATTAGACTTTAATTCAGAATTTGGAAAATCTTTTGGCAGAATAAATTTTCCATATCTCTATATTCCTCCTGCAAATCAAACTTACTTTAATGATATTTCTGGTTTTAATTTAATGAACTATTTAGAATTTGTAAATGATCAATATCTTCAAATATTAATCGACCATCAACTTGAGGGTTTCTCATTAAATAAAATACCATATGTTAGAAAATTAAAGCTTCGGGAATTTATTAATTTTAAAATTTTATTCGGTTCATTATCCTCAACAAATAATCCTAGCTCAAATTCTAACCTATTTAAATTTCCTACAAACAATAGTGATGTACCTATTACTTATTCTTTAAATAAATCTCCGTATATTGAAGGAAGTATTGGGATTGGAAATATTTTCCGTGTCTTAAGAATTGATCTTGTCAAACGTTTTACTTATCTAGATCATAAAAATATTGCATCAATAGGATTAAGGGCTAAAATAAATTTTCAGTTCTAG
- a CDS encoding tryptophan 7-halogenase, producing the protein MEKVDVLVIGGGPSGSVAAAIVNKAGYKVKLVEKLKFPRFVIGESLLPRCMEALEAAGFLESLKKFGFQEKFGAKFVEHGTVCDFNFSDQFSKGWNWTWQVPRADFDQILTDDLMKSGVEVQFETTVKDILFDGTNSITTVEQENGSSSKIHARFIIDASGYGRVIPKLFNLDRPSDLPARKTLFTHIRDTRRMDYDEPNRITIVSHKEGVWIWVIPFSNGNTSVGFVGLPSFFQQFEGSPEQMFRTLIQSEPHIKDRFDQSEFIFEPRTIEGWSVTTDQFYGDGFVLTGNVTEFLDPIFSSGVTLATVSGHKAALLVCRQLNGEHINWETEFQQPTMEGVNTFRSYVTAWYDGTLPRIFFAPNQNPTIKNYICSVLAGYVWDLDNPYVKKHESALKALAKVIQIEASV; encoded by the coding sequence ATGGAAAAGGTAGATGTTTTGGTTATTGGAGGAGGTCCGTCTGGATCTGTTGCAGCAGCAATAGTTAATAAAGCTGGATATAAAGTTAAATTAGTGGAAAAATTAAAATTTCCAAGATTTGTTATTGGAGAGAGTCTACTTCCAAGATGTATGGAGGCACTTGAAGCAGCAGGTTTTTTGGAGAGTTTAAAGAAATTTGGTTTTCAGGAAAAGTTTGGAGCTAAGTTTGTTGAACACGGGACTGTTTGTGATTTTAATTTTTCAGATCAATTTTCAAAAGGATGGAATTGGACATGGCAAGTTCCACGGGCTGATTTTGATCAGATATTGACAGATGATTTAATGAAAAGTGGTGTGGAGGTACAGTTTGAAACTACTGTAAAAGATATTTTATTTGATGGTACTAATTCAATTACTACAGTTGAACAAGAAAATGGAAGTTCAAGTAAAATTCACGCTCGATTTATAATTGATGCCAGTGGTTATGGTCGGGTAATCCCCAAATTATTTAATTTAGATCGGCCATCAGATTTACCAGCTAGGAAGACCTTGTTTACGCATATAAGAGATACAAGAAGAATGGATTATGATGAACCAAACAGGATTACGATAGTATCCCATAAGGAGGGTGTTTGGATCTGGGTGATACCTTTTTCAAATGGAAATACCTCTGTTGGTTTTGTGGGGCTACCAAGTTTTTTTCAACAATTTGAAGGCAGTCCAGAGCAAATGTTCAGAACTTTAATACAAAGTGAGCCACATATAAAGGATCGATTTGATCAAAGTGAGTTTATTTTTGAACCGAGAACTATTGAGGGATGGTCTGTAACCACAGATCAATTTTATGGAGATGGCTTTGTTTTAACTGGTAATGTCACTGAATTTTTGGATCCAATTTTTTCTTCAGGAGTAACCCTTGCAACGGTTTCTGGTCATAAAGCTGCATTATTAGTATGTAGGCAATTAAATGGAGAACATATAAATTGGGAAACAGAATTTCAACAACCAACAATGGAAGGTGTTAATACTTTTAGATCATACGTCACCGCTTGGTATGATGGTACCCTTCCAAGAATATTTTTTGCGCCCAATCAAAATCCAACTATAAAAAATTATATCTGCTCGGTCTTGGCGGGGTATGTTTGGGATTTAGATAATCCATATGTTAAAAAGCATGAGTCAGCTTTAAAAGCTCTTGCAAAGGTTATACAAATAGAGGCAAGTGTATAA
- a CDS encoding NAD(P)/FAD-dependent oxidoreductase encodes MKKYTSEYSKHKYDAIIIGSGLGGLTTAAILAKEGKKVLVLERHFKGGGFTHVFKRKKYEWDIGLHYLGDLNQNEFVTKIFNYISSDPLHWESMGEIYDVAIIEGDKYEFSSGKENLISKLIGYFPDETIAINKYFELIQKLNNSSAWFFSEKTLPPFLSYFFSSSMRKTFLKYANQTTYDVISNLTSNKRLLAVLCAQCGNYGMTPKKSSFAIHALIVEHYLNGGCYPQGGSSSIYKTILPTIESHGGTVLVNAEVKSIVIENNVAIGVKMINDDIISATSVISDIGVKNTFEKLILSPVSYLDKITSEANELKSSVSHVALYIGLNASDEFLNLPKHNFWIYSNYNLDDSFNNYIDDNSLELPLAYISFPSAKDPSWKINHPNTATIQVLTLSSFEHYKEWSDSSWLKRNIEYTNFKDELKNKLLDKVLSVVPQIKNYIDVCELSTPLTTKHFTNYQKGEIYGLEHSADRFNKLWLRPRTPIKNLFLTGQDILTVGICSTLFSGVITSIAILKKNLYFRIKKSS; translated from the coding sequence ATGAAAAAATACACTTCAGAATATTCAAAACATAAATATGATGCCATAATCATCGGTTCTGGCCTTGGTGGGTTGACTACTGCAGCAATCCTGGCTAAAGAAGGAAAAAAAGTATTAGTACTTGAACGACATTTCAAAGGAGGAGGTTTTACTCATGTTTTTAAAAGAAAAAAATACGAATGGGACATAGGATTACATTATTTGGGTGATCTAAATCAAAATGAGTTTGTTACCAAGATTTTTAATTACATTTCTTCTGATCCATTACATTGGGAATCAATGGGTGAAATTTATGATGTTGCCATAATTGAAGGTGATAAATATGAATTTTCAAGTGGTAAGGAAAATTTAATATCTAAATTAATTGGATATTTTCCAGATGAGACCATTGCAATAAATAAATATTTTGAATTAATTCAAAAATTAAATAATTCTAGTGCCTGGTTTTTTAGCGAAAAGACACTGCCTCCGTTTTTAAGTTACTTCTTTAGCTCTTCAATGAGAAAGACTTTTTTAAAGTATGCCAATCAAACAACTTATGATGTCATTAGTAATTTAACATCAAATAAAAGACTATTAGCAGTACTGTGCGCACAATGTGGAAATTATGGTATGACACCAAAGAAAAGTAGCTTTGCCATTCATGCATTAATTGTTGAACATTACCTTAATGGCGGTTGCTATCCACAAGGCGGTTCCTCTAGTATTTATAAAACTATTTTACCAACTATAGAATCACATGGAGGTACCGTTCTTGTTAATGCTGAAGTGAAATCTATAGTCATTGAAAACAATGTTGCTATTGGCGTAAAAATGATAAATGATGATATTATATCTGCAACCTCAGTAATCAGTGATATTGGTGTTAAAAATACCTTTGAAAAACTAATTTTATCTCCTGTCTCATATTTAGATAAAATTACTTCTGAGGCAAATGAATTAAAATCCTCGGTATCACATGTTGCACTTTATATTGGGCTCAATGCTAGTGATGAATTTTTAAATTTACCAAAGCACAATTTCTGGATTTATAGTAACTACAATCTTGATGATAGCTTTAATAATTATATTGATGATAATTCCTTAGAACTTCCACTTGCATACATTTCATTTCCTTCAGCAAAAGATCCAAGTTGGAAAATAAACCATCCTAATACTGCTACAATACAAGTCTTAACACTTTCATCTTTTGAACATTATAAAGAATGGAGTGATAGTTCCTGGCTGAAAAGAAATATTGAATATACTAATTTTAAGGATGAATTAAAAAATAAACTATTGGATAAAGTACTTTCTGTTGTACCACAAATTAAAAATTATATTGATGTCTGCGAATTGTCGACACCTCTTACAACAAAACATTTTACAAATTATCAAAAAGGTGAAATATATGGATTGGAACATTCAGCAGACCGATTTAACAAATTATGGCTGCGTCCTCGCACTCCCATAAAAAATTTATTTCTTACTGGTCAGGATATTTTAACCGTTGGTATTTGTAGCACATTATTTTCTGGAGTAATAACGAGTATTGCTATTTTAAAAAAGAATTTATATTTTAGAATAAAAAAATCGAGCTAG